GTACCAGAAGTGGCTGCGACGGCTTGTTTCGGATGCTATCGCATCCTTCCCCGGGGACCTCCTTGATCCCCTGCCCGCTTTTTTACGGGAGTCCAAGGGCTTTATTTCCCAGCAGGAAGCCCTTTCAGAGATGCATTTCCCCTCGGGGCGCGAAGAGTGGGCTCGAGCCAGGAAAAGGCTGGCCTACGAGGAACTCTTCCTCCTCCAGGTGGCCCTTGCCATAAGAAAGCAAGGGTACCTGGAAGATACGGAAGGGAAACCCCTTGAGTGGGAGGGCCCCATGATGAGACGGTTCCTTTCGGGCATTCTTCCCTTCTCCCTTACGGTATCCCAAAAGAAAGTCCTTCGAGAACTCGCCCTGGACAGCTCGGGAAACGTTCCCATGAACAGGCTGCTCCAGGGAGACGTGGGTTCGGGTAAGACGGTGGCGGCGGTGATCTTCCTGATCGCTGCGATAGACAGCGGTTTCCAGGGAGCGATCATGGCCCCCACCGAGATCCTGGCCAGGCAGCACTTCAGGAGAATATCAGATTGGCTTTCCATCCTGGGAATCCCCGTTCATTTTCTCACCGGATCCCTGCCGAACACGCGCAGGGAGGAAGTCCTGGCGGAGATAGCTTCCGGGAAACCCTGTATTACGGTGGGGACCCATACCCTTATTCAAAAGACGGTAAGATTCGGAAAGTTGGCCGCCGTGGTGGTGGATGAGCAGCATCGGTTCGGCGTTCTCCAGAGAGGGGCCTTGACCGGGAAGGGCGATCACCCCCACGTGCTCGTGATGACCGCCACCCCCATACCACGAACTCTGACTCTCTCCGTATACGGCGACCTGGCCTTCTCCGTGATTGACGAACTTCCTCCGGGAAGAACTCCCACGGTGACCAGTTACTTGCGGAATCCCGATGATCCTCGCCTGGCTGAGTTCATCTCAGAGGAGACTGCCAAGGGAGGAAGGGTTTACTGGGTTTGCCCGGTGATCGAGGAGAGCGATAAGCTTCCCCTTATGCCTGTAATAAGACGCCATGAAATGCTCTCAAAACGATTTCCCAGGAAGAAAATCGGCATCCTTCATGGCCAACTCCCCTCCGAGGAGAGGCAGGCCACCATGGATATGTTCGACAGGGGAGACCTTTCGATCCTTGTCTCCACGACCGTTGTCGAGGTCGGTCTCGATGTGAGAGACGCCACTGTGATCGTGATCGAGGACGCCCATCGTTTCGGCCTCTCGCAACTGCACCAACTCAGGGGAAGGGTAGGAAGGGGTGGAGCGGGGGGTTTTTGTTTTCTCGTTGGAAAGCCGGGTACTGAGGATGGGAAGGCGCGGATTGAAGCCATGTGCTCATCTTCGGACGGGTTCGAGATAGCGGAAAAAGATCTTGTCCTTAGGGGGCCCGGCGAGATCTGCGGGGTAAGGCAGCATGGAATAACCGATTTCAGGGTGGCCGACCTTGTGAAAGACAGGCGCCTCCTGGAGGAGGCGAGAGAAGACGCCTTCTCGCTCATTGCATCGGATCCGGCCTTGTCCGGCTACCCCGATCTTCGCCGGGAGGTTTTCAAAAAACTGGGAACGAAGATGAAGCTGGCGGGGACAGCGTGACTTATGAAAAAAGGTGAAAGTACCGAAGGACTGCTGGAATATGCCTTGAGACTGGTCAGCTGGTCGGAACTGACCTGTGGGCAGCTCAGGAGGAAACTTTTGGCCCGGGGAGCTTCGAGAGAGACCTCGGAAAGGATATGCCGGGAAATGAAGGAATCGGGATTTATCGATGACCTGCGCTACTGTGAGCTCTTCGTTTCAACCCACAGGGAATACGGCTTCAAAAGGATGAGAATGGAACTCCTCAAAAGAGGGATTGAACGAAATATCGTGGAGGACATGGTCATCTTTGACCGGGAAGACGAGATCGGGAAGGCTTTGGAACTGATCCGCCATTGGGGGCCCCAACTTGAGATGGAGAAGGTCTGGGGCAGGTTGTCCCGTAGAGGCTTTACCGACTCCGTC
The nucleotide sequence above comes from Thermovirga sp.. Encoded proteins:
- the recG gene encoding ATP-dependent DNA helicase RecG; the encoded protein is MTESLARDSPVRFLKGVGPVRASRLLRLGVQTIEDLLYLFPRRYENRGEAAPLGLLQAGSYSSAVATVLAIERKPTRRRNLSLVTALLSDGSSLVQAIWFNRKGLEKILPPGSKASFYGKVERRGGFLQFTNPEFEILAEEDDSSGRRTIVPVYPGTEGLYQKWLRRLVSDAIASFPGDLLDPLPAFLRESKGFISQQEALSEMHFPSGREEWARARKRLAYEELFLLQVALAIRKQGYLEDTEGKPLEWEGPMMRRFLSGILPFSLTVSQKKVLRELALDSSGNVPMNRLLQGDVGSGKTVAAVIFLIAAIDSGFQGAIMAPTEILARQHFRRISDWLSILGIPVHFLTGSLPNTRREEVLAEIASGKPCITVGTHTLIQKTVRFGKLAAVVVDEQHRFGVLQRGALTGKGDHPHVLVMTATPIPRTLTLSVYGDLAFSVIDELPPGRTPTVTSYLRNPDDPRLAEFISEETAKGGRVYWVCPVIEESDKLPLMPVIRRHEMLSKRFPRKKIGILHGQLPSEERQATMDMFDRGDLSILVSTTVVEVGLDVRDATVIVIEDAHRFGLSQLHQLRGRVGRGGAGGFCFLVGKPGTEDGKARIEAMCSSSDGFEIAEKDLVLRGPGEICGVRQHGITDFRVADLVKDRRLLEEAREDAFSLIASDPALSGYPDLRREVFKKLGTKMKLAGTA